One Epinephelus lanceolatus isolate andai-2023 chromosome 10, ASM4190304v1, whole genome shotgun sequence genomic region harbors:
- the pbxip1b gene encoding pre-B-cell leukemia homeobox interacting protein 1b isoform X18: MSGGSSANNSWTILTSEETVAETLRPLAEGTEHHEEGLTCAAGSGENPPANGAEPAEGLPVEGHLVAEDKTAELSEDTSTEQYTAEPITVTDASVPTSLEVPDSFVPGSDALSQSEGLPEGPAQSSSDPDSFSDSYTHITPSPDEPPASTLSTETLGGVELTQDEERHTQDGALHQLNGEEHQQQGEEPDLFPRTDSDSPVDSEVAEERTEKTGEEAEPEVRRRRSLLAALERIGRTEEEEEGEEEFQLPQREEDSGFSVNKCILGAVILVGLGTIFFSESDYGTVDLKDAEVPGKQEWLNPEVPLPAVDADSTELLNKLAKGNQQISVLEAQLQAQNEELKVAKGQAAEGAKERLRWEEVEKENSRLKKEMASLPVLQKENKRMKRELESVPALQKELETLRSTVTELKLSSAASEAAQAPVKATTSPSGGQPEDSKQGTAGSTESQTKQPWDDQRGKKKDVKKDKIDEKEWKERDKSDLKEGEKKDRKDGGKTEWKKGKHEQGKFDKEKDKEGKQWKEKELKKDKASRGDSGKPWKDREGKKEWIEKSERKERKQEKDWNRAKHEKVNGGKQWRGKEERKDWKVGKDRGEKHKGKEELKGEKEWRKGQDGFKESSKEKWERKDWKEKGEKKDGNWKNKNGKDYGKEWKGKGERKQWEDSKNHGKERKVRDERKQWNEHEWKSKNGRDEKEWSKTDERKQWEKKEQWKRGGEKDKNHNGEWKKDKSSPQKHKGEHRFNVHKEEHLWGDGKPPHTHSRHSLDQPEYWTQQRERLQHNPKTPQQCDSLETCAQAEGLLPVSLPEFEAILQTYLAKAEGAGVDDSKREELKKLATEFFKDGVFVHDQMSFQEFVEDLEDILEDMVEDDDDGDDEDSAIEDEMEEFEKEVMKKFSVPGAVEKEERSKGEWRKESGRGRG, translated from the exons ATGTCTGGCGGcagcagtgctaacaacagctgGACCATCCTCACTTCTGAG GAGACTGTTGCTGAAACCCTGAGGCCTTTGGCAGAGGGGACAGAGCACCATGAGGAAGGCCTTACATGTGCAGCAG GTTCTGGGGAGAACCCGCCTGCAAACGGTGCAGAGCCTGCAGAGGGGCTCCCTGTGGAGGGCCACCTG gtagCAGAGGACAAAACAGCAGAGCTAAGTGAAGACACGAGCACAGAGCAATACACCGCTGAGCCCATCACCGTCACTGATGCCTCTGTTCCCACCTCTTTGGAAGTCCCTGACAGCTTTGTCCCTGGCAGTGATGCACTCAGCCAGTCAGAGGGCCTACCTGAGGGCCCGGCACAGTCCAGCTCTGACCCTGATTCATTTTCTGACTCCTACACCCACATAACCCCCTCCCCTGATGAGCCCCCAGCCTCAACGCTGAGCACAGAGACTCTGGGAGGGGTGGAGTTAACGCAGGACGAAGAGAGGCACACGCAGGATGGGGCACTGCATCAGCTAAATGGGGAGGAGCACCAACAGCAAGGGGAGGAGCCTGACCTGTTTCCAAGGACTGACTCAG ACTCCCCTGTGGATTCAGAGGTGGCTGAGGAGAGGACTGAGAAGACgggagaggaggcagagccAGAGGTGAGGAGAAGGAGGTCTCTCCTAGCAGCTCTGGAGCGGATCGGaaggacagaggaggaagaggaaggagaggaagagtttCAGCTGCCACAGCGGGAGGAAGACAGCGGGTTCTCTGTGAACAAGTGCATCCTGGGTGCTGTCATCCTGGTGGGCCTTGGCACCATCTTTTTCTCAG AGAGTGACTATGGTACAGTGGACCTGAAGGATGCAGAGGTACCAGGAAAACAG GAGTGGCTTAATCCAGAGGTTCCTCTGCCCGCAGTAGATGCTGACAGTACAGAGCTTCTAAATAAGTTAGCCAAAGGGAACCAGCAGATTTCTGTGCTAGAAGCCCAACTTCAG gcACAGAATGAAGAGCTAAAAGTAGCCAAGGGACAGGCAGCAGAGGGAGCAAAGGAGCGTCTGCggtgggaggaggtggagaaggaaAACAGTAGGTTGAAGAAAGAGATGGCATCTCTCCCTGTCCTTCAGAAAGAGAACAAGAGGATGAAGAGAGAGCTGGAGTCTGTCCCGGCCCTACAGAAAGAACTAGAAACACTGAGATCCACTGTGACTGAATTAAAACTCTCCTCAG CAGCCAGTGAAGCAGCTCAAGCACCTGTAAAGGCCACCACATCGCCCTCCGGTGGCCAGCCAGAGGACAGCAAGCAGGGCACAGCTGGATCTACAGAAAGCCAGACTAAGCAGCCATGGGATGACCAGAGGGGGAAGAAGAAAGATGTGAAGAAGGATAAAATTGACGAGAAGGAGTGGAAAGAGAGagataaatctgatttgaaggAAGGGGAGAAAAAGGATCGGAAAGATGGCGGTAAAACAGAATGGAAAAAGGGAAAACATGAGCAAGGAAAGTTTGATAAGGAGAAAGATAAGGAAGGTAAGCAATGGAAGGAGAAAGAGTTGAAGAAAGACAAGGCTAGCAGAGGTGATAGCGGAAAGCCATGGAAGGAtagggaaggaaagaaagagtgGATAGAGAAgagtgagagaaaagaaagaaagcaggaGAAAGACTGGAACAGGGCAAAGCATGAGAAAGTGAATGGGGGCAAACAATGGAGGGgtaaggaggagaggaaggattGGAAGGTAGGAAAAGACCGTGGAGAGAAGCACAAAGGCAAGGAGGAACTGAAGGGAGAGAAGGAGTGGAGGAAGGGCCAAGATGGCTTCAAGGAAAGTAGCAAAGAGAAATGGGAAAGGAAAGATtggaaagaaaaaggagagaagaaagacggTAACTGGAAGAATAAAAACGGCAAAGATTATGGTAAGGAATGGAAAGGAAAGGGAGAAAGGAAACAGTGGGAAGACAGCAAAAATCACGGTAAAGAAAGGAAAGTGAGGGATGAGAGGAAACAGTGGAATGAGCATGAGTGGAAGAGTAAAAATGGCAGAGATGAAAAGGAGTGGAGTAAGACAGACGAGAGGAAACAGTGGGAAAAGAAAGAACagtggaagagaggaggagagaaagacaaaaatcACAACGGAGAGTGGAAAAAGGACAAATCAAGCCCCCAGAAACacaaaggtgagcacagatttAATGTCCACAAGGAAGAGCACCTGTGGGGAGATGGGAAGccgcctcacacacacagccgacACTCCCTGGACCAGCCTGAGTACTGGACCCAGCAGAGAGAACGCCTTCAACACAACCCCAAAACACCACAGCAGTGTGACTCACTGGAGACCTGCGCTCAAGCTGAGGGTCTGCTCCCTGTTTCTCTGCCCGAGTTTGAGGCCATCCTCCAAACGTACCTAGCCAAGGCAGAGGGGGCGGGAGTGGATGACTCCAAAAGAGAGGAGCTCAAAAAGCTAGCCACCGAATTCTTCAAGGATGGAGTCTTTGTCCACGACCAGATGAGCTTTCAGGAGTTCGTCGAAGATTTGGAAGATATCTTGGAAGACATGGTGGAAGACGATGACGACGGGGACGATGAGGATAGCGCCATAGAGGATGAAATGGAAGAgtttgaaaaagaagtcatgaaAAAGTTTTCGGTGCCAGGAGCGgtagagaaagaggagagatcCAAAGGGGAGTGGAGGAAGGAGAGCGGACGAGGACGTGGCTGA
- the pbxip1b gene encoding pre-B-cell leukemia homeobox interacting protein 1b isoform X5, whose product MFYILIITCVCQSSSSLSQRGTAAPQCHWSSRRARGGTRTDAVCDWTRSAWIMQVQEALSKFPSWMVRLRSVCCICDRQWGSEVKRRNTETGKASRGPCLAAAVLTTAGPSSLLRQTSLRGSGMMETVAETLRPLAEGTEHHEEGLTCAAGSGENPPANGAEPAEGLPVEGHLVAEDKTAELSEDTSTEQYTAEPITVTDASVPTSLEVPDSFVPGSDALSQSEGLPEGPAQSSSDPDSFSDSYTHITPSPDEPPASTLSTETLGGVELTQDEERHTQDGALHQLNGEEHQQQGEEPDLFPRTDSGKQADSPVDSEVAEERTEKTGEEAEPEVRRRRSLLAALERIGRTEEEEEGEEEFQLPQREEDSGFSVNKCILGAVILVGLGTIFFSESDYGTVDLKDAEVPGKQEWLNPEVPLPAVDADSTELLNKLAKGNQQISVLEAQLQAQNEELKVAKGQAAEGAKERLRWEEVEKENSRLKKEMASLPVLQKENKRMKRELESVPALQKELETLRSTVTELKLSSASEAAQAPVKATTSPSGGQPEDSKQGTAGSTESQTKQPWDDQRGKKKDVKKDKIDEKEWKERDKSDLKEGEKKDRKDGGKTEWKKGKHEQGKFDKEKDKEGKQWKEKELKKDKASRGDSGKPWKDREGKKEWIEKSERKERKQEKDWNRAKHEKVNGGKQWRGKEERKDWKVGKDRGEKHKGKEELKGEKEWRKGQDGFKESSKEKWERKDWKEKGEKKDGNWKNKNGKDYGKEWKGKGERKQWEDSKNHGKERKVRDERKQWNEHEWKSKNGRDEKEWSKTDERKQWEKKEQWKRGGEKDKNHNGEWKKDKSSPQKHKGEHRFNVHKEEHLWGDGKPPHTHSRHSLDQPEYWTQQRERLQHNPKTPQQCDSLETCAQAEGLLPVSLPEFEAILQTYLAKAEGAGVDDSKREELKKLATEFFKDGVFVHDQMSFQEFVEDLEDILEDMVEDDDDGDDEDSAIEDEMEEFEKEVMKKFSVPGAVEKEERSKGEWRKESGRGRG is encoded by the exons ATGTTTTACATACTCATCATCACCTGCGTTTGTCAATCATCTTCGAGCCTTTCCCAGCGAGGAACGGCGGCGCCGCAATGCCATTGGTCGAGCAGGAGGGCGAGGGGCGGGACTAGAACTGATGCCGTCTGTGATTGGACGAGGAGCGCGTGGATCATGCAAGTTCAGGAGGCACTTTCTAAGTTCCCAAGTTGGATGGTGAGACTCAGAAGTGTCTGCTGTATCTGTGACAGGCAGTGGGGGTCTGAAGTAAAGCGACGGAACACG GAGACAGGCAAAGCCTCTAGGGGGCCATGTCTGGCGGcagcagtgctaacaacagctgGACCATCCTCACTTCTGAG GCAAACTAGCTTAAGAGGCTCTGGCATGATG GAGACTGTTGCTGAAACCCTGAGGCCTTTGGCAGAGGGGACAGAGCACCATGAGGAAGGCCTTACATGTGCAGCAG GTTCTGGGGAGAACCCGCCTGCAAACGGTGCAGAGCCTGCAGAGGGGCTCCCTGTGGAGGGCCACCTG gtagCAGAGGACAAAACAGCAGAGCTAAGTGAAGACACGAGCACAGAGCAATACACCGCTGAGCCCATCACCGTCACTGATGCCTCTGTTCCCACCTCTTTGGAAGTCCCTGACAGCTTTGTCCCTGGCAGTGATGCACTCAGCCAGTCAGAGGGCCTACCTGAGGGCCCGGCACAGTCCAGCTCTGACCCTGATTCATTTTCTGACTCCTACACCCACATAACCCCCTCCCCTGATGAGCCCCCAGCCTCAACGCTGAGCACAGAGACTCTGGGAGGGGTGGAGTTAACGCAGGACGAAGAGAGGCACACGCAGGATGGGGCACTGCATCAGCTAAATGGGGAGGAGCACCAACAGCAAGGGGAGGAGCCTGACCTGTTTCCAAGGACTGACTCAGGTAAACAAGCAG ACTCCCCTGTGGATTCAGAGGTGGCTGAGGAGAGGACTGAGAAGACgggagaggaggcagagccAGAGGTGAGGAGAAGGAGGTCTCTCCTAGCAGCTCTGGAGCGGATCGGaaggacagaggaggaagaggaaggagaggaagagtttCAGCTGCCACAGCGGGAGGAAGACAGCGGGTTCTCTGTGAACAAGTGCATCCTGGGTGCTGTCATCCTGGTGGGCCTTGGCACCATCTTTTTCTCAG AGAGTGACTATGGTACAGTGGACCTGAAGGATGCAGAGGTACCAGGAAAACAG GAGTGGCTTAATCCAGAGGTTCCTCTGCCCGCAGTAGATGCTGACAGTACAGAGCTTCTAAATAAGTTAGCCAAAGGGAACCAGCAGATTTCTGTGCTAGAAGCCCAACTTCAG gcACAGAATGAAGAGCTAAAAGTAGCCAAGGGACAGGCAGCAGAGGGAGCAAAGGAGCGTCTGCggtgggaggaggtggagaaggaaAACAGTAGGTTGAAGAAAGAGATGGCATCTCTCCCTGTCCTTCAGAAAGAGAACAAGAGGATGAAGAGAGAGCTGGAGTCTGTCCCGGCCCTACAGAAAGAACTAGAAACACTGAGATCCACTGTGACTGAATTAAAACTCTCCTCAG CCAGTGAAGCAGCTCAAGCACCTGTAAAGGCCACCACATCGCCCTCCGGTGGCCAGCCAGAGGACAGCAAGCAGGGCACAGCTGGATCTACAGAAAGCCAGACTAAGCAGCCATGGGATGACCAGAGGGGGAAGAAGAAAGATGTGAAGAAGGATAAAATTGACGAGAAGGAGTGGAAAGAGAGagataaatctgatttgaaggAAGGGGAGAAAAAGGATCGGAAAGATGGCGGTAAAACAGAATGGAAAAAGGGAAAACATGAGCAAGGAAAGTTTGATAAGGAGAAAGATAAGGAAGGTAAGCAATGGAAGGAGAAAGAGTTGAAGAAAGACAAGGCTAGCAGAGGTGATAGCGGAAAGCCATGGAAGGAtagggaaggaaagaaagagtgGATAGAGAAgagtgagagaaaagaaagaaagcaggaGAAAGACTGGAACAGGGCAAAGCATGAGAAAGTGAATGGGGGCAAACAATGGAGGGgtaaggaggagaggaaggattGGAAGGTAGGAAAAGACCGTGGAGAGAAGCACAAAGGCAAGGAGGAACTGAAGGGAGAGAAGGAGTGGAGGAAGGGCCAAGATGGCTTCAAGGAAAGTAGCAAAGAGAAATGGGAAAGGAAAGATtggaaagaaaaaggagagaagaaagacggTAACTGGAAGAATAAAAACGGCAAAGATTATGGTAAGGAATGGAAAGGAAAGGGAGAAAGGAAACAGTGGGAAGACAGCAAAAATCACGGTAAAGAAAGGAAAGTGAGGGATGAGAGGAAACAGTGGAATGAGCATGAGTGGAAGAGTAAAAATGGCAGAGATGAAAAGGAGTGGAGTAAGACAGACGAGAGGAAACAGTGGGAAAAGAAAGAACagtggaagagaggaggagagaaagacaaaaatcACAACGGAGAGTGGAAAAAGGACAAATCAAGCCCCCAGAAACacaaaggtgagcacagatttAATGTCCACAAGGAAGAGCACCTGTGGGGAGATGGGAAGccgcctcacacacacagccgacACTCCCTGGACCAGCCTGAGTACTGGACCCAGCAGAGAGAACGCCTTCAACACAACCCCAAAACACCACAGCAGTGTGACTCACTGGAGACCTGCGCTCAAGCTGAGGGTCTGCTCCCTGTTTCTCTGCCCGAGTTTGAGGCCATCCTCCAAACGTACCTAGCCAAGGCAGAGGGGGCGGGAGTGGATGACTCCAAAAGAGAGGAGCTCAAAAAGCTAGCCACCGAATTCTTCAAGGATGGAGTCTTTGTCCACGACCAGATGAGCTTTCAGGAGTTCGTCGAAGATTTGGAAGATATCTTGGAAGACATGGTGGAAGACGATGACGACGGGGACGATGAGGATAGCGCCATAGAGGATGAAATGGAAGAgtttgaaaaagaagtcatgaaAAAGTTTTCGGTGCCAGGAGCGgtagagaaagaggagagatcCAAAGGGGAGTGGAGGAAGGAGAGCGGACGAGGACGTGGCTGA
- the pbxip1b gene encoding pre-B-cell leukemia homeobox interacting protein 1b isoform X4: protein MFYILIITCVCQSSSSLSQRGTAAPQCHWSSRRARGGTRTDAVCDWTRSAWIMQVQEALSKFPSWMVRLRSVCCICDRQWGSEVKRRNTETGKASRGPCLAAAVLTTAGPSSLLRQTSLRGSGMMETVAETLRPLAEGTEHHEEGLTCAAGSGENPPANGAEPAEGLPVEGHLVAEDKTAELSEDTSTEQYTAEPITVTDASVPTSLEVPDSFVPGSDALSQSEGLPEGPAQSSSDPDSFSDSYTHITPSPDEPPASTLSTETLGGVELTQDEERHTQDGALHQLNGEEHQQQGEEPDLFPRTDSGKQADSPVDSEVAEERTEKTGEEAEPEVRRRRSLLAALERIGRTEEEEEGEEEFQLPQREEDSGFSVNKCILGAVILVGLGTIFFSESDYGTVDLKDAEVPGKQEWLNPEVPLPAVDADSTELLNKLAKGNQQISVLEAQLQAQNEELKVAKGQAAEGAKERLRWEEVEKENSRLKKEMASLPVLQKENKRMKRELESVPALQKELETLRSTVTELKLSSAASEAAQAPVKATTSPSGGQPEDSKQGTAGSTESQTKQPWDDQRGKKKDVKKDKIDEKEWKERDKSDLKEGEKKDRKDGGKTEWKKGKHEQGKFDKEKDKEGKQWKEKELKKDKASRGDSGKPWKDREGKKEWIEKSERKERKQEKDWNRAKHEKVNGGKQWRGKEERKDWKVGKDRGEKHKGKEELKGEKEWRKGQDGFKESSKEKWERKDWKEKGEKKDGNWKNKNGKDYGKEWKGKGERKQWEDSKNHGKERKVRDERKQWNEHEWKSKNGRDEKEWSKTDERKQWEKKEQWKRGGEKDKNHNGEWKKDKSSPQKHKGEHRFNVHKEEHLWGDGKPPHTHSRHSLDQPEYWTQQRERLQHNPKTPQQCDSLETCAQAEGLLPVSLPEFEAILQTYLAKAEGAGVDDSKREELKKLATEFFKDGVFVHDQMSFQEFVEDLEDILEDMVEDDDDGDDEDSAIEDEMEEFEKEVMKKFSVPGAVEKEERSKGEWRKESGRGRG from the exons ATGTTTTACATACTCATCATCACCTGCGTTTGTCAATCATCTTCGAGCCTTTCCCAGCGAGGAACGGCGGCGCCGCAATGCCATTGGTCGAGCAGGAGGGCGAGGGGCGGGACTAGAACTGATGCCGTCTGTGATTGGACGAGGAGCGCGTGGATCATGCAAGTTCAGGAGGCACTTTCTAAGTTCCCAAGTTGGATGGTGAGACTCAGAAGTGTCTGCTGTATCTGTGACAGGCAGTGGGGGTCTGAAGTAAAGCGACGGAACACG GAGACAGGCAAAGCCTCTAGGGGGCCATGTCTGGCGGcagcagtgctaacaacagctgGACCATCCTCACTTCTGAG GCAAACTAGCTTAAGAGGCTCTGGCATGATG GAGACTGTTGCTGAAACCCTGAGGCCTTTGGCAGAGGGGACAGAGCACCATGAGGAAGGCCTTACATGTGCAGCAG GTTCTGGGGAGAACCCGCCTGCAAACGGTGCAGAGCCTGCAGAGGGGCTCCCTGTGGAGGGCCACCTG gtagCAGAGGACAAAACAGCAGAGCTAAGTGAAGACACGAGCACAGAGCAATACACCGCTGAGCCCATCACCGTCACTGATGCCTCTGTTCCCACCTCTTTGGAAGTCCCTGACAGCTTTGTCCCTGGCAGTGATGCACTCAGCCAGTCAGAGGGCCTACCTGAGGGCCCGGCACAGTCCAGCTCTGACCCTGATTCATTTTCTGACTCCTACACCCACATAACCCCCTCCCCTGATGAGCCCCCAGCCTCAACGCTGAGCACAGAGACTCTGGGAGGGGTGGAGTTAACGCAGGACGAAGAGAGGCACACGCAGGATGGGGCACTGCATCAGCTAAATGGGGAGGAGCACCAACAGCAAGGGGAGGAGCCTGACCTGTTTCCAAGGACTGACTCAGGTAAACAAGCAG ACTCCCCTGTGGATTCAGAGGTGGCTGAGGAGAGGACTGAGAAGACgggagaggaggcagagccAGAGGTGAGGAGAAGGAGGTCTCTCCTAGCAGCTCTGGAGCGGATCGGaaggacagaggaggaagaggaaggagaggaagagtttCAGCTGCCACAGCGGGAGGAAGACAGCGGGTTCTCTGTGAACAAGTGCATCCTGGGTGCTGTCATCCTGGTGGGCCTTGGCACCATCTTTTTCTCAG AGAGTGACTATGGTACAGTGGACCTGAAGGATGCAGAGGTACCAGGAAAACAG GAGTGGCTTAATCCAGAGGTTCCTCTGCCCGCAGTAGATGCTGACAGTACAGAGCTTCTAAATAAGTTAGCCAAAGGGAACCAGCAGATTTCTGTGCTAGAAGCCCAACTTCAG gcACAGAATGAAGAGCTAAAAGTAGCCAAGGGACAGGCAGCAGAGGGAGCAAAGGAGCGTCTGCggtgggaggaggtggagaaggaaAACAGTAGGTTGAAGAAAGAGATGGCATCTCTCCCTGTCCTTCAGAAAGAGAACAAGAGGATGAAGAGAGAGCTGGAGTCTGTCCCGGCCCTACAGAAAGAACTAGAAACACTGAGATCCACTGTGACTGAATTAAAACTCTCCTCAG CAGCCAGTGAAGCAGCTCAAGCACCTGTAAAGGCCACCACATCGCCCTCCGGTGGCCAGCCAGAGGACAGCAAGCAGGGCACAGCTGGATCTACAGAAAGCCAGACTAAGCAGCCATGGGATGACCAGAGGGGGAAGAAGAAAGATGTGAAGAAGGATAAAATTGACGAGAAGGAGTGGAAAGAGAGagataaatctgatttgaaggAAGGGGAGAAAAAGGATCGGAAAGATGGCGGTAAAACAGAATGGAAAAAGGGAAAACATGAGCAAGGAAAGTTTGATAAGGAGAAAGATAAGGAAGGTAAGCAATGGAAGGAGAAAGAGTTGAAGAAAGACAAGGCTAGCAGAGGTGATAGCGGAAAGCCATGGAAGGAtagggaaggaaagaaagagtgGATAGAGAAgagtgagagaaaagaaagaaagcaggaGAAAGACTGGAACAGGGCAAAGCATGAGAAAGTGAATGGGGGCAAACAATGGAGGGgtaaggaggagaggaaggattGGAAGGTAGGAAAAGACCGTGGAGAGAAGCACAAAGGCAAGGAGGAACTGAAGGGAGAGAAGGAGTGGAGGAAGGGCCAAGATGGCTTCAAGGAAAGTAGCAAAGAGAAATGGGAAAGGAAAGATtggaaagaaaaaggagagaagaaagacggTAACTGGAAGAATAAAAACGGCAAAGATTATGGTAAGGAATGGAAAGGAAAGGGAGAAAGGAAACAGTGGGAAGACAGCAAAAATCACGGTAAAGAAAGGAAAGTGAGGGATGAGAGGAAACAGTGGAATGAGCATGAGTGGAAGAGTAAAAATGGCAGAGATGAAAAGGAGTGGAGTAAGACAGACGAGAGGAAACAGTGGGAAAAGAAAGAACagtggaagagaggaggagagaaagacaaaaatcACAACGGAGAGTGGAAAAAGGACAAATCAAGCCCCCAGAAACacaaaggtgagcacagatttAATGTCCACAAGGAAGAGCACCTGTGGGGAGATGGGAAGccgcctcacacacacagccgacACTCCCTGGACCAGCCTGAGTACTGGACCCAGCAGAGAGAACGCCTTCAACACAACCCCAAAACACCACAGCAGTGTGACTCACTGGAGACCTGCGCTCAAGCTGAGGGTCTGCTCCCTGTTTCTCTGCCCGAGTTTGAGGCCATCCTCCAAACGTACCTAGCCAAGGCAGAGGGGGCGGGAGTGGATGACTCCAAAAGAGAGGAGCTCAAAAAGCTAGCCACCGAATTCTTCAAGGATGGAGTCTTTGTCCACGACCAGATGAGCTTTCAGGAGTTCGTCGAAGATTTGGAAGATATCTTGGAAGACATGGTGGAAGACGATGACGACGGGGACGATGAGGATAGCGCCATAGAGGATGAAATGGAAGAgtttgaaaaagaagtcatgaaAAAGTTTTCGGTGCCAGGAGCGgtagagaaagaggagagatcCAAAGGGGAGTGGAGGAAGGAGAGCGGACGAGGACGTGGCTGA